Proteins encoded by one window of Monoglobus pectinilyticus:
- a CDS encoding amino acid ABC transporter ATP-binding protein: MNGEKEKIFEIKNAKKSFGKTEVLKDISVSVENGDVLAIIGPSGSGKSTLLRCATLLEKLDGGEMRYQDLQVTKNDENGNAVYADKAALKKARSYFGLVFQNFNLFPHYSVLKNIMDAPLHVQKRDKAEVQAEAAELLRKMGLSDKGDAYPYQLSGGQQQRVSIARALATNPKVLFFDEPTSALDPELTGDILKTIRSLAAERKTMVIVTHEIEFARNVADKVVFMADGVIIEEGPPEQVIGNPKNERTRMFLNKLSR; the protein is encoded by the coding sequence ATGAATGGTGAAAAGGAAAAGATATTTGAGATAAAAAACGCAAAAAAGTCTTTTGGCAAGACCGAGGTGTTGAAGGATATATCCGTTTCTGTGGAAAATGGGGACGTTTTAGCGATAATTGGGCCGTCAGGCTCAGGAAAATCAACACTGCTCAGGTGCGCAACATTACTTGAAAAGCTGGACGGCGGTGAAATGAGATACCAGGATTTGCAAGTGACAAAAAATGACGAAAACGGGAACGCTGTCTACGCCGATAAAGCGGCTTTAAAAAAGGCCCGTTCATATTTCGGATTGGTGTTTCAGAACTTTAATTTGTTTCCTCACTACTCTGTGTTAAAGAATATTATGGACGCACCTTTACATGTACAAAAGCGGGATAAGGCTGAGGTCCAAGCTGAAGCTGCAGAACTTTTGAGAAAAATGGGGCTTTCAGACAAAGGCGACGCGTATCCGTATCAATTATCAGGAGGGCAGCAGCAGAGAGTTTCTATAGCTCGGGCTTTGGCTACAAACCCGAAAGTATTGTTTTTTGACGAGCCCACATCTGCACTTGACCCGGAGCTGACCGGAGACATATTAAAAACGATAAGAAGCCTGGCCGCCGAACGAAAAACAATGGTTATTGTAACCCATGAAATAGAGTTTGCACGAAACGTGGCTGACAAAGTAGTTTTCATGGCTGACGGTGTTATTATTGAGGAAGGTCCGCCGGAGCAGGTAATCGGCAATCCAAAAAATGAGCGTACAAGAATGTTTTTAAATAAACTAAGCAGATAA
- a CDS encoding cation-translocating P-type ATPase, with product MRFFEMTSGAVLENLRTSEKGLTQEKARERLLKNGPNEIKEEKKKNVLEVFFSQFEDLLVIILLVCSAVSILTGNGDSAAVILLVIVMNSIIGTVEHFKAEKSLAALKNMSAPHAKVIRDGNVCEIPAREVVKGDILILEAGAVASADGRVIKAAGLLVNESSLTGESDSVLKSDKVLDSDGKEIVLGDRVNMVYSGSLVTGGRGVVVVTATGMETEIGNIATMINKAESKKTPLQKSLENFSKKLTIAIVIICLAVMALSILRGEEILDAMMFAVALAVAAIPEALSSIVTISLAIGTQKMAKQNAIIRDLKAVEGLGCVSVICSDKTGTLTQNKMKVREIYRDGVSHPAERFDSNDNLILPMLLCNDAAFSADGESIGDPTETALIEFFGKERCDKVRSAYPRLAEIPFDSDRKLMSTLHKINGKPTMLTKGAIDNFLDRLTSIEVNGRVRDITNEDKKEIVHMNVFYSERGMRVLCFAKREFSNKTDINENDENKYTFIGLCAMTDPPREESKAAVADCISAGIKPVMITGDHKMTAIAVAREVGIFKDGDLALDGAELEMISDSELSEMLPKVSVYARVSPAHKIRIVTLWQELGHIVAMTGDGVNDAPALKKADVGVAMGITGTEVSKDAASMVLADDNFATIVRSVASGRSIYTNIKNSIMFLLTGNLAGIIAVLYCVIMGLSAPFTAVQLLFINLLTDSLPAIAISMEKPDRNLLNEKPRGINDSILDKKMIINTSFIGILISISTIAAYYIGLEHGAETAGTMAFSALCLGRLFHCFNCRGSKPINVLGFGSNPFSIVAFAAGVCFLSAVLFFTPIHDLFSISLLGPSMIVEIIFFAVLPTVIIQIYKNIRYFLGNR from the coding sequence ATGAGGTTTTTTGAGATGACATCCGGCGCCGTCCTTGAAAACTTGCGGACAAGTGAAAAGGGTCTGACGCAGGAAAAAGCCAGGGAGAGGCTTTTGAAAAACGGTCCGAATGAAATTAAAGAAGAAAAGAAAAAAAATGTATTAGAGGTCTTCTTCTCCCAGTTTGAAGACTTGCTGGTAATTATTCTGCTTGTATGCTCAGCCGTTTCTATACTCACCGGCAACGGCGACAGCGCCGCTGTTATTCTTCTTGTTATAGTGATGAACAGTATAATAGGAACGGTGGAGCACTTTAAAGCTGAAAAGTCCCTGGCTGCGCTGAAAAATATGTCTGCTCCCCACGCAAAAGTAATAAGGGACGGAAATGTCTGTGAAATCCCTGCCCGAGAGGTCGTAAAAGGGGACATACTTATTCTGGAAGCCGGCGCTGTCGCGTCTGCCGATGGAAGAGTTATAAAAGCCGCCGGTTTGCTTGTTAACGAAAGTTCTCTGACCGGAGAGAGCGACAGCGTTCTCAAATCAGACAAGGTTTTGGACTCTGATGGTAAAGAAATAGTTTTGGGAGACCGTGTGAACATGGTTTATTCAGGTTCTCTTGTCACAGGAGGACGCGGTGTTGTGGTGGTAACCGCTACCGGTATGGAAACTGAAATAGGCAATATAGCGACCATGATAAACAAGGCGGAGTCAAAGAAGACGCCGCTCCAGAAGAGCTTAGAAAACTTTTCTAAAAAACTTACAATTGCAATTGTTATCATATGTCTGGCGGTTATGGCACTGTCAATTCTGCGCGGCGAAGAAATTCTCGACGCTATGATGTTTGCCGTGGCTCTTGCTGTTGCCGCAATACCTGAGGCGTTAAGTTCAATAGTAACAATCTCGCTTGCTATAGGAACTCAAAAAATGGCTAAGCAGAATGCCATTATCAGAGACTTGAAGGCAGTTGAGGGACTGGGATGCGTCAGCGTTATATGCTCTGACAAAACGGGAACTTTAACTCAAAATAAAATGAAGGTCAGAGAAATTTACAGAGATGGAGTCAGCCACCCGGCTGAGCGTTTTGACAGTAATGACAATCTTATTCTCCCGATGCTTTTGTGTAATGACGCAGCTTTCTCTGCCGACGGTGAATCTATCGGTGATCCGACAGAAACAGCTTTGATCGAGTTTTTCGGTAAGGAACGATGCGACAAAGTACGTTCCGCATATCCGAGGCTGGCAGAAATCCCATTTGACAGTGACAGGAAGCTGATGAGCACCCTACACAAAATAAATGGAAAGCCCACTATGCTGACAAAAGGCGCGATTGATAATTTTCTTGACCGGCTGACATCAATTGAAGTAAACGGACGCGTACGCGATATAACCAACGAGGACAAAAAAGAAATAGTACATATGAACGTCTTCTACTCTGAGCGCGGAATGCGCGTATTATGTTTTGCAAAACGTGAGTTTAGCAATAAAACAGATATTAATGAAAATGATGAAAATAAATACACATTTATTGGATTATGTGCAATGACCGACCCGCCCAGAGAGGAAAGCAAAGCGGCTGTAGCCGATTGTATCAGCGCCGGAATAAAGCCGGTCATGATTACCGGAGACCATAAGATGACAGCTATTGCAGTTGCGCGTGAGGTTGGGATTTTTAAAGACGGTGATTTGGCTCTGGACGGGGCAGAACTTGAAATGATAAGTGACAGCGAACTTTCGGAAATGCTGCCTAAGGTCAGTGTATATGCAAGGGTCAGCCCGGCACACAAGATAAGAATAGTAACACTGTGGCAGGAATTGGGACACATAGTTGCGATGACCGGCGACGGGGTAAACGACGCACCTGCATTAAAGAAGGCTGACGTTGGCGTAGCTATGGGAATAACCGGAACAGAGGTAAGCAAGGACGCTGCTTCAATGGTTTTGGCGGACGACAATTTTGCTACTATTGTCAGGTCGGTTGCCAGCGGCAGAAGCATATACACTAATATAAAAAACAGTATCATGTTTCTTTTAACAGGTAACCTTGCAGGAATAATAGCCGTATTGTACTGCGTAATAATGGGGCTGTCCGCTCCGTTTACGGCCGTTCAGCTATTATTTATAAACCTTTTAACAGATTCACTTCCGGCAATAGCTATAAGTATGGAAAAACCAGACAGAAACCTGCTTAATGAAAAACCCAGAGGAATAAACGACAGCATACTAGACAAAAAGATGATTATAAACACAAGTTTTATAGGGATTCTTATATCTATTTCAACAATAGCGGCGTATTATATAGGGCTGGAACATGGAGCAGAAACAGCCGGAACAATGGCTTTCAGCGCTCTGTGTCTGGGTAGGCTCTTCCACTGCTTTAACTGCCGCGGAAGCAAGCCCATAAACGTTCTTGGATTCGGTTCGAACCCATTTAGTATAGTGGCGTTTGCCGCCGGAGTATGTTTCCTCAGCGCCGTATTGTTTTTTACACCTATCCATGATTTGTTCTCTATTTCACTGCTAGGACCGTCAATGATAGTCGAAATAATATTTTTCGCAGTATTGCCAACTGTGATAATTCAAATATATAAAAACATAAGATACTTTTTAGGCAACAGATAA
- a CDS encoding amino acid ABC transporter permease, with protein sequence MDLMTMLKELCGGMLTSVEIFCLTLIFSLPLGLLISFGRMSKHKIISFIFKIYISIMRGTPLMLQLLVVYFGPYFIFGIQISNTYRFVAVIIGFALNYAAYFAEIYRSGIEAMPKGQYEAAEVLGYSKVQTFFKIIFPQVIKRIIPPITNEVITLVKDTSLAFALAVTEMFTVAKAIAANQKTMTAFIAAAIFYYVFNLLVAFIMEKVEKKLAYYR encoded by the coding sequence ATGGATTTAATGACAATGTTAAAGGAACTTTGCGGCGGAATGCTGACGTCCGTTGAAATATTTTGTCTTACTCTAATATTTTCGCTTCCTCTTGGACTGCTTATATCTTTCGGGCGCATGTCTAAGCATAAAATCATCAGTTTTATTTTCAAGATTTACATATCAATCATGCGCGGCACTCCGCTTATGCTTCAGCTTCTTGTAGTATACTTCGGGCCATACTTTATATTTGGAATTCAAATCAGCAACACTTACCGTTTTGTAGCGGTAATTATTGGTTTCGCTTTGAACTATGCCGCATACTTTGCAGAAATATACAGAAGCGGTATTGAAGCCATGCCAAAGGGACAGTATGAAGCTGCTGAAGTTTTGGGGTATTCAAAAGTACAGACGTTTTTTAAGATAATTTTTCCGCAGGTAATAAAGCGTATAATTCCTCCTATAACCAATGAAGTTATAACACTGGTAAAAGATACGTCTCTTGCGTTCGCGCTGGCTGTGACCGAAATGTTTACAGTGGCAAAAGCGATTGCAGCCAACCAAAAGACGATGACAGCATTTATAGCGGCTGCAATTTTCTATTATGTATTCAATCTGCTGGTAGCTTTCATAATGGAAAAGGTAGAGAAAAAACTGGCGTACTACAGATAG
- a CDS encoding amino acid ABC transporter substrate-binding protein — protein MAAALLSACGNSPSGNQQDAAKTTFTVGFDQDFPPYGYVGDDGQFTGFDIEMATECAKRMGLEIKLQPVDWDSKDLELSSGSIDCIWNGFTMTGREDDYTWTEPYMDNSQVFVVKKDSGITKVADLKDKVVTAQADSAALNALNDEEHADTKALFSKLLTCQQYNSAFMDLEAGAVDSVAMDIGVAKYQIQGKEDQYVILDEPILEEQYGVGFFKGNTELRDKVQNTLKEMVKDGFFAELSDKYFGYDVCILKAD, from the coding sequence ATGGCAGCGGCTCTGTTGTCCGCCTGCGGAAACAGTCCTAGCGGCAATCAGCAAGACGCTGCAAAAACAACGTTTACAGTTGGGTTTGACCAAGATTTTCCGCCTTACGGTTATGTAGGAGATGACGGTCAGTTTACAGGATTTGATATTGAAATGGCAACAGAATGCGCTAAGCGCATGGGTCTTGAAATAAAGCTCCAGCCTGTTGACTGGGATTCTAAGGATTTGGAACTTTCTTCAGGTTCTATAGACTGCATCTGGAACGGATTCACAATGACCGGACGTGAAGATGATTACACATGGACAGAGCCTTATATGGATAATAGCCAGGTGTTTGTTGTTAAGAAGGATTCTGGAATTACAAAGGTAGCCGATTTAAAAGATAAAGTTGTTACTGCGCAAGCTGATTCAGCGGCGCTTAATGCTTTAAACGATGAGGAGCATGCTGATACAAAAGCGCTTTTCTCTAAGCTTTTAACCTGCCAGCAGTATAATTCCGCTTTTATGGATCTTGAAGCCGGAGCGGTAGATTCTGTGGCAATGGATATCGGAGTTGCCAAGTATCAAATTCAGGGCAAGGAAGACCAATATGTTATACTTGACGAGCCTATACTCGAAGAGCAGTATGGCGTTGGGTTCTTTAAAGGCAATACTGAACTGCGTGACAAGGTTCAGAATACTTTAAAAGAAATGGTAAAAGACGGCTTCTTTGCAGAACTTTCAGATAAATACTTTGGATATGATGTATGTATCTTGAAAGCGGATTAA
- a CDS encoding prolipoprotein diacylglyceryl transferase: MISEIIIWGKTIPMYGVLGVTGALLGMLYILLMAPKFGADRENSVYIYVLGAVGAMAGAKLLFILVEIPDILRALESGISNPSEIIWSLANGGMVFYGGLLGGISAAWWCSKIIKTKLTDYLVLLVPALALAHSIARIGCFSAGCCYGIETTSWIGYTYTNSLVAPNGIPLLPIQLIEAFCVFLIFIFLVWYTSSPKREPYTLAMYIILYAPIRFILEFFRGDSHRGFMLGLSTSQWISAALFIITVMWLIRKTNVCHWFSKKHLD; this comes from the coding sequence ATGATATCAGAAATCATAATTTGGGGCAAAACAATTCCTATGTATGGCGTTTTGGGAGTAACCGGAGCGCTGCTCGGCATGCTGTATATACTGCTCATGGCTCCGAAATTCGGAGCAGACAGGGAAAACTCCGTTTATATCTATGTTCTTGGCGCCGTTGGGGCAATGGCCGGCGCAAAATTGCTTTTTATTTTAGTTGAAATCCCGGATATACTGCGCGCATTAGAATCAGGAATTTCGAATCCATCTGAAATTATTTGGTCGCTGGCAAACGGTGGTATGGTGTTTTACGGCGGATTACTCGGAGGAATATCAGCGGCTTGGTGGTGTTCCAAAATTATTAAAACTAAGTTAACAGACTATTTGGTTTTATTGGTTCCCGCTCTTGCGCTGGCACACTCGATAGCAAGAATCGGCTGTTTTTCGGCCGGCTGCTGTTATGGTATTGAGACAACATCATGGATTGGCTATACATATACTAACTCGCTTGTGGCTCCAAACGGTATTCCTCTTCTGCCTATACAGCTGATAGAAGCATTTTGCGTATTTTTGATTTTTATTTTTTTAGTTTGGTACACTTCATCACCTAAACGAGAACCTTATACTTTGGCAATGTATATTATATTATATGCGCCGATAAGGTTTATCCTGGAATTTTTTAGAGGTGACAGTCACAGAGGTTTTATGCTCGGTCTTTCTACTTCTCAATGGATAAGCGCAGCTCTGTTCATCATAACCGTGATGTGGCTTATAAGAAAAACCAATGTTTGTCACTGGTTTTCAAAAAAACATCTAGATTGA